One window of the Vigna radiata var. radiata cultivar VC1973A unplaced genomic scaffold, Vradiata_ver6 scaffold_264, whole genome shotgun sequence genome contains the following:
- the LOC106755198 gene encoding disease resistance protein RLM3-like (The sequence of the model RefSeq protein was modified relative to this genomic sequence to represent the inferred CDS: added 47 bases not found in genome assembly) — translation MSDSNVPEIKYDVFVSFRGKEIRDGFLSHLTEVFDMKKINGFVDDKLERGEEIWPSLVTAIERSAISLIIFSPDYASSRWCLDEVVKIVECKEKYERIVIPVFYKVAPTDVRHQSGSYENAFANHRLNYTTKVQMWKDALKTSADLSGIESSKFRNDAEVVKEIVDLVVKRLNKPQVNPKGLVGIDEKIATLESWISDEPKATQLIGIWGMG, via the exons ATGTCAGACAGCAATGTTCCTGAAATAAAGTACGATGTTTTTGTAAGCTTTAGAGGCAAGGAAATCCGTGACGGGTTTCTTAGCCATCTGACAGAGGTATTTgacatgaagaaaataaatggcTTTGTAGATGATAAACTTGAGAGGGGAGAAGAAATATGGCCATCACTTGTCACAGCGATTGAAAGATCAGCCATTTCGTTGATTATCTTCTCACCAGACTATGCTTCTTCTCGTTGGTGTTTAGATGAAGTTGTGAAAATAGTTGAATGTAAAGAGAAATATGAACGGATTGTCATTCCCGTTTTCTACAAAGTGGCACCAACAGATGTAAGACATCAATCTGGAAGTTACGAAAATGCATTTGCTAACCATCGACTAAACTATACGACAAAGGTGCAGATGTGGAAAGATGCTTTGAAAACATCTGCTGATTTATCTGGAATTGAATCGTCCAAATTTAG AAATGATGCTGAGGTGGTTAAAGAAATTGTCGATCTTGTGGTGAAGAGGTTGAATAAACCCCAAGTTAACCCAAAAGGACTTGTTGGAATCGATGAAAAAATTGCTACTTTGGAGTCATGGATAAG